In a single window of the Euleptes europaea isolate rEulEur1 chromosome 4, rEulEur1.hap1, whole genome shotgun sequence genome:
- the LOC130476165 gene encoding transmembrane protein 139-like: MLSASHWRSLRQTLMVLFTSALLIGITMLAISSDINPVGFFFLTVGGLCLVGYLISLVVEYYLKPEDLANENGSASRRQSHARDNEAYEAPTYEEVVGTSQVSTVWTITSGNATSPGDPPPYSVVIEPPTHSETVVQAFSVSVAPGTRRASEADMHNKLRLRLVLPPSLQRFVSEDPDLKGADEHVVHLEPLTPPPSYDNLPGDEVFEEAAEPTRL, encoded by the exons ATGTTGTCGGCGTCGCACTGGAGGAGCCTCCGCCAGACGTTGATGGTGCTCTTCACCTCGGCGCTCCTCATCGGAATCACCATGCTGGCCATCTCCTCTGACATCAACCCCGTCGGGTTTTTCTTCCTAACGGTGGGGGGCCTCTGCTTGGTCGGGTACCTCATCAGCCTGGTGGTCGAGTATTACCTGAAGCCGGAGGATCTCGCAAACGAGAACGGCTCTGCCTCAAGGAGACAGAGTCACGCTAG AGACAATGAGGCGTATGAAGCGCCGACGTATGAGGAGGTGGTGGGAACCAGCCAGGTCTCGACAGTCTGGACCATCACGTCTGGCAATGCAACCTCCCCAGGGGACCCGCCTCCATACAGCGTGGTTATCGAGCCCCCCACCCACAGCGAGACCGTTGTGCAGGCATTCAGCGTCTCGGTGGCCCCGGGCACACGCCGTGCCTCGGAAGCAGACATGCACAACAAGCTGCGCCTCAGACTGGTGCTCCCGCCGAGCCTGCAGCGATTTGTCTCGGAGGACCCCGACCTCAAAGGGGCCGATGAGCACGTGGTTCATTTGGAGCCGCTCACGCCGCCTCCTTCTTACGACAATTTACCCGGCGATGAGGTCTTCGAAGAAGCGGCCGAGCCCACAAGGCTATGA